In Primulina eburnea isolate SZY01 chromosome 3, ASM2296580v1, whole genome shotgun sequence, one DNA window encodes the following:
- the LOC140827235 gene encoding uncharacterized protein isoform X2 has product MEGSGESPVRTEGMQMKLQADRAFCLEPDVSVSSPVTRQKSAAAKQFIENHYKNHLQGLQDRRERRRALQRRAQEEQVSSEEEERMLRNLEKRETEYMRLQRHKVGIDDFEQLTIIGKGAFGEVRLCRAKSTGEIYAMKKLKKSEMLSRGQVEHVRSERNLLVEVDSRCIVKLYYSFQDSDFLYLIMEYLPGGDIMTLLMREDVLSNDVARFYMAESILAIHSIHQHSYVHRDIKPDNLILDRNGHLKLSDFGLCKPLENKYSSLLEDEDLAYQDSGNEKEGHAGANNAPWLMAKEQLQQWKRNRRALAYSTVGTLDYMAPEVLLKKGYGMECDWWSLGAIMYEMLIGYPPFCSDDPRMTCRKIINWKTCLKFPEEPKISDEARDLICHLLCDVDKRLGTRGVDEIKAHPWFRGIKWEALYETEAAYKPTVNGDLDTQNFEKFDEGENPPSTAPRVGPWRKMLTSKDANFIGYTYKKSDIIKSVGAAGIEVNSNESSKPRSLVSLFGQIEVQDDVIAEDGPTKPQI; this is encoded by the exons ATGGAGGGCAGTGGAGAAAGCCCGGTGAGAACGGAGGGTATGCAAATGAAGCTGCAGGCTGATCGGGCTTTCTGTTTGGAGCCCGATGTGTCGGTTTCTTCGCCTGTGACGCGGCAAAAATCTGCGGCCGCCAAGCAGTTCATTGAGAATCATTACAAGAATCACCTGCAAGGCTTGCAGGATCGCCGAGAAAG AAGGAGGGCATTGCAGAGGAGAGCACAAGAAGAGCAGGTCTCTAGTGAGGAGGAAGAGAGAATGTTGAGGAATTTGGAGAAAAGGGAGACTGAGTATATGAGATTGCAGAGGCATAAAGTAGGGATTGATGACTTTGAGCAGTTGACAATAATTGGTAAAGGAGCATTTGGTGAG GTCAGATTATGTCGAGCAAAAAGTACTGGAGAAATATATGCAATGAAGAAATTGAAGAAGTCAGAGATGCTTAGCCGTGGACAG GTTGAGCATGTCCGGTCCGAGAGGAATCTGCTTGTGGAGGTTGATAGTAGGTGCATAGTGAAGCTCTATTATTCTTTCCAAGATTCCGATTTTTTATATCTTATTATGGAATATCTACCTGGTGGTGACATTATGACCTTATTGATGAGAGAGGATGTCCTATCCAATGATGTTGCTCGGTTTTACATGGCTGAGAGCATTCTCGCTATTCATTCGATTCACCAGCATAGTTACGTTCACAG GGATATCAAACCAGACAACTTGATATTGGACAGAAATGGACACCTAAAGCTATCTGATTTTGGCTTGTGTAAGCCACTGGAAAATAAATATTCATCGTTGTTGGAAGATGAAGATCTCGCTTATCAAGATTCTGGAAATGAGAAAGAAGGTCATGCTGGTGCTAATAATGCTCCTTGGTTAATGGCAAAAGAGCAGTTACAACAATGGAAACGCAATCGCCGTGCCTTG GCATATTCTACAGTTGGGACTCTGGATTATATGGCACCTGAAGTTTTATTGAAAAAAGGATATGGAATGGAGTGTGACTGGTGGTCTTTGGGGGCAATAATGTATGAGATGCTCATAGGCTATCCTCCCTTTTGTTCTGATGATCCCCGAATGACATGCCGTAAG ATTATAAATTGGAAAACATGCTTAAAATTCCCTGAAGAACCTAAAATCTCAGATGAAGCGAGGGATCTGATCTGTCATTTGCTGTGTGATGTTGATAAAAGATTGGGGACCAGAGGCGTAGATGAAATAAAG GCACATCCTTGGTTTAGAGGGATCAAATGGGAGGCGCTTTATGAAACTGAAGCTGCGTACAAGCCTACTGTTAATGGAGATTTGGATACAcagaattttgaaaaatttgatgaa GGTGAAAATCCACCGTCTACTGCACCAAGAGTAGGACCGTGGAGGAAG ATGTTGACATCAAAAGATGCCAATTTTATTGGATACACTTACAAGAAGTCAGATATCATAAAATCAGTTGGCGCTGCAG GGATAGAGGTGAATTCAAATGAATCTTCGAAGCCTCGATCCTTGGTTTCGTTATTTG GTCAGATAGAAGTTCAAGACGATGTAATAGCTGAAGATGGTCCCACGAAACCGCAGATTTGA
- the LOC140827235 gene encoding uncharacterized protein isoform X1, translating to MEGSGESPVRTEGMQMKLQADRAFCLEPDVSVSSPVTRQKSAAAKQFIENHYKNHLQGLQDRRERRRALQRRAQEEQVSSEEEERMLRNLEKRETEYMRLQRHKVGIDDFEQLTIIGKGAFGEVRLCRAKSTGEIYAMKKLKKSEMLSRGQVEHVRSERNLLVEVDSRCIVKLYYSFQDSDFLYLIMEYLPGGDIMTLLMREDVLSNDVARFYMAESILAIHSIHQHSYVHRDIKPDNLILDRNGHLKLSDFGLCKPLENKYSSLLEDEDLAYQDSGNEKEGHAGANNAPWLMAKEQLQQWKRNRRALAYSTVGTLDYMAPEVLLKKGYGMECDWWSLGAIMYEMLIGYPPFCSDDPRMTCRKIINWKTCLKFPEEPKISDEARDLICHLLCDVDKRLGTRGVDEIKAHPWFRGIKWEALYETEAAYKPTVNGDLDTQNFEKFDEGENPPSTAPRVGPWRKMLTSKDANFIGYTYKKSDIIKSVGAAAGIEVNSNESSKPRSLVSLFGQIEVQDDVIAEDGPTKPQI from the exons ATGGAGGGCAGTGGAGAAAGCCCGGTGAGAACGGAGGGTATGCAAATGAAGCTGCAGGCTGATCGGGCTTTCTGTTTGGAGCCCGATGTGTCGGTTTCTTCGCCTGTGACGCGGCAAAAATCTGCGGCCGCCAAGCAGTTCATTGAGAATCATTACAAGAATCACCTGCAAGGCTTGCAGGATCGCCGAGAAAG AAGGAGGGCATTGCAGAGGAGAGCACAAGAAGAGCAGGTCTCTAGTGAGGAGGAAGAGAGAATGTTGAGGAATTTGGAGAAAAGGGAGACTGAGTATATGAGATTGCAGAGGCATAAAGTAGGGATTGATGACTTTGAGCAGTTGACAATAATTGGTAAAGGAGCATTTGGTGAG GTCAGATTATGTCGAGCAAAAAGTACTGGAGAAATATATGCAATGAAGAAATTGAAGAAGTCAGAGATGCTTAGCCGTGGACAG GTTGAGCATGTCCGGTCCGAGAGGAATCTGCTTGTGGAGGTTGATAGTAGGTGCATAGTGAAGCTCTATTATTCTTTCCAAGATTCCGATTTTTTATATCTTATTATGGAATATCTACCTGGTGGTGACATTATGACCTTATTGATGAGAGAGGATGTCCTATCCAATGATGTTGCTCGGTTTTACATGGCTGAGAGCATTCTCGCTATTCATTCGATTCACCAGCATAGTTACGTTCACAG GGATATCAAACCAGACAACTTGATATTGGACAGAAATGGACACCTAAAGCTATCTGATTTTGGCTTGTGTAAGCCACTGGAAAATAAATATTCATCGTTGTTGGAAGATGAAGATCTCGCTTATCAAGATTCTGGAAATGAGAAAGAAGGTCATGCTGGTGCTAATAATGCTCCTTGGTTAATGGCAAAAGAGCAGTTACAACAATGGAAACGCAATCGCCGTGCCTTG GCATATTCTACAGTTGGGACTCTGGATTATATGGCACCTGAAGTTTTATTGAAAAAAGGATATGGAATGGAGTGTGACTGGTGGTCTTTGGGGGCAATAATGTATGAGATGCTCATAGGCTATCCTCCCTTTTGTTCTGATGATCCCCGAATGACATGCCGTAAG ATTATAAATTGGAAAACATGCTTAAAATTCCCTGAAGAACCTAAAATCTCAGATGAAGCGAGGGATCTGATCTGTCATTTGCTGTGTGATGTTGATAAAAGATTGGGGACCAGAGGCGTAGATGAAATAAAG GCACATCCTTGGTTTAGAGGGATCAAATGGGAGGCGCTTTATGAAACTGAAGCTGCGTACAAGCCTACTGTTAATGGAGATTTGGATACAcagaattttgaaaaatttgatgaa GGTGAAAATCCACCGTCTACTGCACCAAGAGTAGGACCGTGGAGGAAG ATGTTGACATCAAAAGATGCCAATTTTATTGGATACACTTACAAGAAGTCAGATATCATAAAATCAGTTGGCGCTGC TGCAGGGATAGAGGTGAATTCAAATGAATCTTCGAAGCCTCGATCCTTGGTTTCGTTATTTG GTCAGATAGAAGTTCAAGACGATGTAATAGCTGAAGATGGTCCCACGAAACCGCAGATTTGA
- the LOC140827022 gene encoding uncharacterized protein At2g29880-like translates to MRNSQAKYNVWTNEGSNELLKLMVDAAMRGCRDKNGVFNKKTVDKKILPTLNKKLGCEKTITQYQSRLKWFKQQYNNYCKFIRHNSGFGWDSVTKKFTTKDESHPKHEHYRTDTFEDYEDLRIAVRTGTATGKYSIVLGDDTDTRTFEIEENKETNLLDDYVFDYNNGEFVQSDKQESS, encoded by the exons ATGAGAAATTCACAAGCAAAATATAATGTGTGGACGAATGAAGGGAGTAATGAATTGCTAAAACTCATGGTTGATGCTGCAATGCGAGGATGTCGTGATAAAAATGGAGTATTTAACAAAAAAACCGTAGATAAAAAAATACTTCCTACTCTAAACAAGAAACTTGGATGCGAAAAGACTATTACACAATATCAAAGTCGTTTAAAGTGGTTCAAACAACAATACAACAATTATTGCAAGTTTATACGTCATAACTCTGGTTTTGGATGGGATTCTGTGACAAAGAAATTCACTACTAAAGATGAA TCTCATCCTAAACATGAACACTATCGGACCGACACTTTTGAGGATTATGAAGATTTGAGAATTGCGGTTCGAACAGGAACTGCTACTGGAAAATACTCAATTGTACTAGGAGATGATACTGATACAAGAACATTTGAGATAGAAGAAAATAAGGAAACCAATTTATTAGATGATTATGTCTTTGATTATAATAATGGTGAATTCGTGCAAAGTGACAAACAAGAATCTTCATAG